GTGTATGCACACCAATGACAGCAAGACCTtccttttctgtgtttttgttgaTTAGTTTTTGTTAGATGACCCCTTTAATTTATCATTTTGATAGGTGACCACCCCTACAAGTGTACGCACCGCGGTTGCGACAAGACCTTTCTTTCCTGTGTTTTTGTTGATTATTTTTTGTTAGATGACCCCtttaatttattgttttgttagGTGACCGCCCCTACAAGTGTACGCACCCCGGTTGCGGCAAGGCCTTTACCCAGCTGTCTAACCTCCAATCCCACTCCAAGAGACACAACAGCGACAAACCGTACCAGTGTAACAAGTGCTTCCGAGCGTACGGCGACGCAGCAGGTCTGCAGGTGGGACAACATCCGCAACGTCTTGTGTTcaacaaaaatatttcttaGTTTTTCTgcaagagaaagaaaaaaaaaagactttgatttttcattttgtactgaaagaaagttttcttttggaaaaaggaaaacaagGTAACAGCCTGACCATGCATGGGTCGACTTGCGTAATATTGTGGGAGGCTGGAACTGAGGGTGATACGGATTGCACTTTGTTCTTCTTATGTCATATCcacccaagaaaacacacattttaatGCAATATGTACCAGAAGTTCAGAAATTTTGTGTCTTTGAACATGAAAAAATTGCAGTACCAGTAATGCCAATGTCTGAACCCAgcattcaaatttttgacagcagCACATACAAATCATATTTGAATTTTCGACTGGTAGAAAGCTGTGTAATTGTAGTAGGCACTCATTTGTCTCATAAGACCATGAGTAAATAGACTGGTAGAGAAAACCTCCATTGAATGGGTATGACATATAAGAACAGGTTTAAGTCTTGATGTTGGATTCTTTGGGACCTACTTCTTTTGAAGCTGTACTATTTTTGAAGCCTTTTTCTGTTCCTTTCTTCTGATAATCACAATTACTATAATAACAatccaaagaaataaatgattttgaaatttctgtCTCCTCTTCCTGGTGCCTCTCTCCTGATGGTGATGTGGTGGTGTGCGGATCTCTAGATCCACCTCTCTCAACACGCTCACAGGACGCACCCCAAGTCTTTCATTTGCAACATCTGCCACAAGGCCTACACCTCTGTAAGTGCCTTGTCTATGCTCTCTGGTACacttcagggttggacaagttttctaaaattcacttgtcctattgggcaagtacataaaagctttacttgcctgaaccaacctttcacttgcccgaagtTAAATTTTAAGTGCAATTTTCCCgtatgtatttttatttccatcaatggaattcttgttattggcATTGACCAATGTTTGATGGCATGGCTGTGAAAAGTAGCATGtcaaatctcactcaatggaagaAATCTAACTTGCCCAATCAGGCAAGTGGGGTGTAGCACATGCACTTGCCAAATCGGTATTTTCAATTACCTGgaacaatagggctagtggacttgtccaaccctgcacttTCTTCCAGGGTCAACAATGTGCATGCATAGACCAAAACAAAAGTTGCATGCAAATTTGGCAACTGCAATTTTCTCCGAAGTCTGTCCTAGGACGTATCAAGATGAGGATGATGGAATAAAGGACTGCTGACACTTTTAGATAGAGTATTAACTCAAACAATTCAGTTTCCAACAATTTCAACTTCTTTGACATTGTAGAGAAAGTAAACTTTACCAAACCAACACTGGAGATGTGGGTGACATAGGTTCTTTTGGGTAACTATTTTACCAGTGTTGGTTAGGTAAACTTAAGTTTCTCTATAATGTAGATGATTCAATGTTAAACTCTGTGTAATTTTTGCATCTTCACTTCCACAATCCTACAGGAGTCCTACTTAGTAAAACACATGCTGAAGCACTCCTCCCAGTGTCCCCACACTGGCCCAGCTGACGACGGCACCCCCTCTCCCACCACCACCCAACAGGATTCCACCAAGCAGCCCTCGCCCCCTCTGCTGAGCCCCCCTCCGTTGCTGTCGAGCCCGCCTCCGTCACTTCTCACCTCTGACCCCGGGCTGACGGGCGCGCAAAACTCCATCACTATGTCAAAGTCCTCTGCGGACGGCGCGCCGGTCGTCACCCAGTACTTCAGTCTGGACTCTCAGTTCAACGACCACACGGCCGCGCTAGTCGGGTCGCTACGGCAACACATGGAGACCAACGCCAGGCAGTTGCAGAGACAGCTGTTACCCGACAGAGGGCGCCCCAAAGAGGTCTCGGCCGCGAATTCGTTGTCATCAGCTTTTACGGCTGTGAATTCTACAAGTTCTCTCTCCAAGCCAATGTTGTAACTTTATTAGCCTAAAAACTAAAATTAGACATTTAATGATTCATTCAAGTGCTTGTGACACAAATGACATCAAAGTGAAGCACCAAAGCAAACACAATTGTTTGTAATTACAACGATAGGGCACTGTTTTCTTCTCAAGAGGACGGGTTAAAAAAAGCTGTATGTCGTGTTTGGCttaaaaagaaattcaattgGGATTCCCTGGCAGCAGGAATCTTGAACTGGAAGTTGGTTTGTAAATTTTGATGATAAGTGACATCAGAAGGGTTTATGTTTTGCACAAACAtattttactgttacagtttaATGAAAAATACTTATTATGGTTGAATTAATTTGggtaccctgggggccagccgggattgggcagctaggacagtttatttggtggcccaagacagtcaggcccgccgatctcccattagcgccccggggagttcaagcccgatgaggtccacctgcccttttcTGGGTAGCGacaactccttcgggcttaaacacCCCGGAGTGCTAATGTGAGGTCTGCAGGCTGACTGTCTTGCATCTccaaacaaaactcgctagctaccggTATACCTGAtcctgtctggcacccagggtaaaATTTGGGAAATGTGCTTTGATGTCATTGGTGTCACAGGCACTTTGAACTGGTCTCCAAATTGTCCCGGGTTTAACTTAAATCCAACACACAAGTCAAATAGTTTACTCTTGGACATTTCTGAGCATTGATCTGTTGCATGGGTCACATGATCATGCATCAGAAATGATGGGTCATTCGTACTGAGGAAGACTGTATTGACACTATTGTCAGATTAAAATGTGTCTTTTGTTTTATTGGATCAAAGTTAAAGTTGGGACAATGTTATGACTTCATGTACGACTCTTTGTCACTCAAGAGAAAATGTATCATAAAAAGTAATGAATTCTGTATTACAGAGTCTGACGtattgtgttgatatatgctgTATTATATATGCAAATGTAGTCCAGCTACAGTTAACGATTCGAAGGCCTGGGTTGGCTTAGTTTGTAGTCAAGATAAAAAAAAGCCCAATTTTACTTCTTTTGTAGTATAACTATGCACCCAACAACTTTGTAATATATGCTTAATATACTAGATGAACAACGATCATgaactgtacattgtactagaGATTATAGATTCCCACCTACCCAAAGTTAAAGGGTGGCTGTTGCAGCATAACACGGTGCCAGTAGTTTGTGTGTACAGTACCATCTGGATAGATATCACCAAATAGAAGGCTTTCAATCACACTGCACTTGCCACCTTTGAGCACAAGTAGTGTCATTCTATGAGAATTTGCCTCGTTGAGATGCAGATGTCAAAATAGGAGTTTTAGGAGGTCAAAGAATCAGGTTGTCCAGTAGATCTAGCTCATTCTGCTAGAAACTTCTTTGAGTAATGTGACTAAATCATAAATGGTCAATTGCAAAGCTATCATCTCAGTGCCAAGAAGACTTGTTTGCAGTATTTGAGACATCAGTCTAGCTTGTTGTCCATGAGGCCCTTTTTAATCTTTAGCTGACCACAATTAGATTTGCAGGCATAAATAGCACAGACAGAGCACAGACATATCAACCAAGGAACACTGTGCAAAGGAAGGGTAGTGTGTAATAAAACCACATACCGCTACATGCAATCAATCTATATGTCACAAAAAGAGAATTTACATTTTGCTTTTCAAGACAAGGTTGTCAAGTTGAATATACAGAGAGCTTGTTTCAAAGTTGGTTTTACTTAAGGTGGAATTTGTTCGAATGCTAGAATATGATGAAATACATACTTTTTCTTGTTTCTACAATTATGTTAATAATTAGACTATGACAAGGAATTTTTATACAAGTTGGAAACTGAAGGTTACTGTATGGTAATTTCTGTGTTGGATAATGTAATTTTAAGGATCTTTAGGACTGTTGTATACATGGCCAGTGTTAGTCACTGTTTATTAACTAACTGGTGCCGTGTCAgcgttttgtacatgtatactagaagTAGCGGAACAatcatgtattttcttttatatcaaGCAAATTGTACATAAACGCAAATATCATATAAAATTAGGTGACAAAACATATGGACTAGGCAGGCTAGATCAACACTGTAGGAACTGCAAGAAAAAATATTCTGGAGTTTCTTCACAATGTATTATTTCCATATGTTAGAGTCTGAGTAACCacttaattttcaaaattctctGAAATTTTACAGGAAATAATGCTGTGGGAAGGATGTATAATTATCAGAAAGGGGAATGCAATTCTATAACTCCAATTACTGAGTACTTATTATATTTCGTCCCTCGGCTATTCAATGAGTTAttagttgtttttgttgattaaattgtaaatatatatatgcagcTATATTATACTCTGACCAACTTTCAGTTTGGTGCACTGTCTTGTTTGTGCCACATTTATTGAATTACATGTGTCCTTCAATATTTCGTAAAATTTAGAACTCTTGTTAACACAAGAAGGAGCAgctagaaaaaaataaatacatctACAATTCTTAGGTCAAATGttgttctttcttcttctggGACATCTGCATGAAAGCTTCTTGATAAGATGGAAAACTTTAGGTGGAAATAGAATAAGTTTTTGACCGTTAGAATAAGCAAAGCTGTAAATTACTGAACATCTGATCATAACTTATGAGTTGAAAAATTGTGTATTTTGGATAATTTTGGTGTCATGAATAGTTCTGAATAAGAACATAGAATGCAATCATATTACTCGACTGACTTACATTGTTGCAATTTTATATATACAATCAATGTATTTGAATTCATTTTGCAGCATCCTTGTACGACTTACAGTATGGTTGCAGtaaattttctttgaaaaattgGATAAAAACTGATGTATGCACGGAAGTCATCCAttaccctggtatccagccgtattatagctcccgatcGCGAGTCTCTGTCCTCTTCGCAAGTTCTTCGCAAATACgtatttgcgaagaggacagaagagactcgggagctataatacggctagATACCATCCATTTGATCAAGACAGCATGGTCtaatgtagaaaaaaagtattgACATTGGGTACATTGACAAAGACCACATgaatatattgaaattgttTAATACACAATAttaaattcaatacaagtaagtTGCTGCATCAAATGTAACAAGTTTGAAAAGAGTAAACAAGACTGCTATAATTTTAAATAACTCTCTTTTGAAACCTTGGGACATTCTATTCACATTAAGAACATGTATGTACGTGACCtattgactacatgtatgttatatgtaCCTagcattttatttttcatgaaatgTAGTACTAAGTTATATTTCTGTCAATACAGAAAGGTTTCAGATCAGCTTGCATTTTTCTCTCAATATTCAAAAAGAAATCTCATTACCCCATCATAATCATTACTATCCATAAGAAGAAAAGGTGCAACCTGATTGGTCCATTTCTAGCCATACTGAATAAGAATCCATAAGAAATGCATCTGATTGGCCAGGTCCAAATAATCATATGGTGATGAGTTGCTGATTGGTCCATCCCATACCACATATGGTAATGAGGAGATGTGATTGGGCCACATTATGGAGCTTTTCATTGTATGTTACGTACCGACGTCTGCTAGGGGCAACAAAAATTCCACTATTGCTTTATGAAtcgttttctttataaaaaaaaatggagcAGCAtagtaacaaaaacaaaaaaactttaagTTTTTGAAAATTTCACTGAAGCTCCTTAAAATAGATTTTAAGTGAAATATGAGAGAAAATACAAGTCTCTTTAAAATAGCTTTTGAAAGACTCTTCGTAACTTCTTCAGAGGAA
The window above is part of the Branchiostoma floridae strain S238N-H82 chromosome 14, Bfl_VNyyK, whole genome shotgun sequence genome. Proteins encoded here:
- the LOC118429877 gene encoding zinc finger protein rotund-like isoform X3: MEDVLGEKCSHCDARFHSSVARMTHEFAEHANATSERQKMGQDGQTNGKKMAETLSPPPQPPPAEQGLVPSSMEQLPSPSHKEYKCKLCPQVFISKSDAQRHARHSHTEEKPYKCPSCGKSFANSSYLAQHSRIHTGIKPYQCTYCERTFKQLSHLQQHVRLHTGDRPYKCTHPGCGKAFTQLSNLQSHSKRHNSDKPYQCNKCFRAYGDAAGLQIHLSQHAHRTHPKSFICNICHKAYTSESYLVKHMLKHSSQCPHTGPADDGTPSPTTTQQDSTKQPSPPLLSPPPLLSSPPPSLLTSDPGLTGAQNSITMSKSSADGAPVVTQYFSLDSQFNDHTAALVGSLRQHMETNARQLQRQLLPDRGRPKEVSAANSLSSAFTAVNSTSSLSKPML
- the LOC118429877 gene encoding zinc finger protein rotund-like isoform X1; translated protein: MTLLPTKLTDCDQYCMFDWDMMWAPQVQFHPQKPLVIPVGPGVGGLQVTGTMEDVLGEKCSHCDARFHSSVARMTHEFAEHANATSERQKMGQDGQTNGKKMAETLSPPPQPPPAEQGLVPSSMEQLPSPSHKEYKCKLCPQVFISKSDAQRHARHSHTEEKPYKCPSCGKSFANSSYLAQHSRIHTGIKPYQCTYCERTFKQLSHLQQHVRLHTGDRPYKCTHPGCGKAFTQLSNLQSHSKRHNSDKPYQCNKCFRAYGDAAGLQIHLSQHAHRTHPKSFICNICHKAYTSESYLVKHMLKHSSQCPHTGPADDGTPSPTTTQQDSTKQPSPPLLSPPPLLSSPPPSLLTSDPGLTGAQNSITMSKSSADGAPVVTQYFSLDSQFNDHTAALVGSLRQHMETNARQLQRQLLPDRGRPKEVSAANSLSSAFTAVNSTSSLSKPML